In Gammaproteobacteria bacterium, the genomic window CAAAGAACCGGTGCTGGTTTCAGGCACCGATGGCGTCGGCACCAAGTTAAAACTGGCCATTGAAACCGGAATTCACCACACCATTGGCATCGATCTCGTTGCCATGTGCGCCAATGATATCGTTGTCCAGGGTGCTGAACCCCTGTTTTTCCTGGATTACCTGGCCACGGGCAAGCTGGAACCAGAAACCGCAACAAGGGTCATCGAAGGGATAGGGGAAGGCTGCAGGCAGGCGGGAGCCGCCCTGATTGGCGGTGAAACAGCGGAAATGCCGGGAATGTACACGGGTGATGACTATGATGTTGCCGGGTTCTGCGTCGGCATCGCTGAGCGCAGCCAGGTCATTGACGGGACGAAAGTGGCGGTCGGCGACGTGTTACTAGGTCTTGCCTCCACCGGGCCGCACTCTAATGGATATTCCCTGGTTCGTCGTGTCCTGGAGCATTCAGGCACCAACCTGGGTGACAGCTTCGGCGACTCCAGCTTTGGCGAGGTGCTGCTGACACCGACCCGAATTTACGTCAAGGCGGTTCTTGAGCTGATGAAACAAACAACTATTCACGCTATCGCCCATATCACTGGCGGTGGCCTGCCGGGCAATATTCCCCGGGTGCTGCCGGACAACACACGCGCCGTCATTGACGTCAGCAGCTGGACCCGCCCGGCCATATTCGACTGGCTGCAGGAAACCGGCAATATCGCCGACGAGGAAATGTATCGCACCTTTAATTGTGGCATTGGCATGGTCATCGCCATATCGGCTGATGATGCTGACCAGGCACTGGCAACACTTCGCAAGGCCGGGGAAACGCCGGTCGTGATTGGCCATATCGAAGCCGCCGATGGGTCGCCCGAGGTGCATATCAAATAATGGCGGATGCCGATAACCACTCGGGCAAAACCCGCATTGTCATCCTGATATCCGGCCGCGGATCCAACCTGCAGGCCATTATCGAGCAAATGGGGTCCGGAGATCTGCCGGTCGACGTCGCCCGTGTAATTAGCAATCGTCCTGACGCACCCGGATTGGCACTGGCAACAGCGTCGGGGTTGCCGACAACAACTTTGGCTCACCGGAACTTTCCTGACCGTCCAAGTTTCGAGCAGGCCTTGATCACGGAAATCGACGCACAAAATCCGGATCTCGTCGTACTGGCGGGATTTATGCGCGTGCTATCGCCGGAATTTGTCCGGCACTACAGCAATCGAATGATCAATATACACCCGTCTCTGCTGCCCAGTTTTCCGGGCTTGAATACCCACTCCCGGGCTCTGGAGTCGGGCGCCTCCAGGCACGGTTGTACCGTACATTTTGTCACCCCTGAGGTGGACGCCGGCCCTATTATCATTCAGGCCTCGGTTCCCATTGAACCGGGTGATAACGCGGAAACCCTGGCCGCCCGGGTGTTGAACGAGGAGCACCGCATTTTCCCGTTGGCGATAAAGTGGTTTGCCGAACACCGGCTTGCTATCAAAAATGGCAGGGTTTTCCTTGACGGCTGCCAACATTCCGACCAAGGTTTGATAACTGACTAAAAATTTAACAAATTAGCTTGATTGCCACCCGGGTCAGCGGAATATTTTTCGCCCCGACCACGTCTAAAAACTGACCAAATAGAAGGATAGTAACGTGCTAGATTTCTTTTGCCAGTCGCGCGAATCGCGAAAAAAACTTGAGCGGGATCGCCTGCGCCTTTATCGCATAGCCTACT contains:
- the purM gene encoding phosphoribosylformylglycinamidine cyclo-ligase, producing MSQSDNKTSLTYRDAGVDIDAGDALVEAIKPIAKSTQRPEVLGGLGGFGALFAIPTDRYKEPVLVSGTDGVGTKLKLAIETGIHHTIGIDLVAMCANDIVVQGAEPLFFLDYLATGKLEPETATRVIEGIGEGCRQAGAALIGGETAEMPGMYTGDDYDVAGFCVGIAERSQVIDGTKVAVGDVLLGLASTGPHSNGYSLVRRVLEHSGTNLGDSFGDSSFGEVLLTPTRIYVKAVLELMKQTTIHAIAHITGGGLPGNIPRVLPDNTRAVIDVSSWTRPAIFDWLQETGNIADEEMYRTFNCGIGMVIAISADDADQALATLRKAGETPVVIGHIEAADGSPEVHIK
- the purN gene encoding phosphoribosylglycinamide formyltransferase, translating into MADADNHSGKTRIVILISGRGSNLQAIIEQMGSGDLPVDVARVISNRPDAPGLALATASGLPTTTLAHRNFPDRPSFEQALITEIDAQNPDLVVLAGFMRVLSPEFVRHYSNRMINIHPSLLPSFPGLNTHSRALESGASRHGCTVHFVTPEVDAGPIIIQASVPIEPGDNAETLAARVLNEEHRIFPLAIKWFAEHRLAIKNGRVFLDGCQHSDQGLITD